A stretch of DNA from Telopea speciosissima isolate NSW1024214 ecotype Mountain lineage chromosome 5, Tspe_v1, whole genome shotgun sequence:
TCCAACCAGAGATTTAAATCACGATATTGATCTCGGCCGAAACTAATATCAAAATGGATTGCCCATATCTCATATCAGACTGGATTAGACCATTTTGCCCTCaaatttggattaaaaaaaacattagTAATCAATTATTTTAACCTTAAtaagagagagtgtgtgtggaACTGTGGACCTGGAGGGAGAGCACGAGTCTTCTAGCTTGCTTTGGGTACACAATAGTATAATGCAATAATAGTACGCAGAGCTGGTTGTGGACTCGTATCTTTTGTCGTTTATTGAAAGACTTTTGgatccttcccttcccttcccttcccttatGCTGCCTCAGAAGCACGACTATTAATACTCTTTATTACTCTAGTATTTCTACTTTCTCTTATTATTAAGGAATGGATTACTATATATTTTCAATTCTTTAATTCAATGGAgggtcccaactcccaactcccaactcccaactccaTGTGAAGAAAGAAGGATTGCTTtactctctctcactctctctctcagttaGGCACCAATCCCATCAAACACACTACTTCTAATCTCATCTAACGGGAATTGTCATCATCTTCCTAATCTAATCACCAACCCTAGACTTTCTGTCTTATCCCTTCTTTATAAATGAAACTATGAAAAGCCCtgcaaattaaatttttttttcgttCGGATTCGTTTAGTTTTTAAAGATGAGTTCTATTCAAGTCATCtttaaaaataaagtcaaagaaGTTCTTGGATTCTCCCGTGAACGGAAATTCCGTTAAAATTTAGAATCGATtgatttgaatcaaaatcaaaaccagcTTAGTGATCCAATTCATGGGATCCATACTAGATTTTTAGGATTCAGACAGAAtctgaatcaaaatcagaatcagaatcaacTAAAGCCTATCCCCCCTTGCCCATTCCGCTTCCTTGAACCTTGCGTTCTACTTCTACATAACACGTTTGTGTCAACTTTCAAATCCAACGGTGAGTTTCAGGCCGGAGAGTGATTAGAAGATCTGAAGCATTCATCCAGGGACAAGAGGATATGACGGCTGTTGTTGTTTTAGTTATGGCGGGAAACCGGAAAACGAGACAGCCCAGATATTTTAGAGCGGGAAGGGAAAACAGGTATGTGGGGCCTCTCTATCGGATAAGACCATACGGAACAGTAGATTGACGGATAAAAACGCACGATCCCCGACCCCACCATCCCAAATCATGGGCCCACTTCGATTAATTCCCGGTTTCCGTCACGGTTCTCGAcgttaattgttttttttttttttaaacttttcttctcgttttttggtttttctttctgCCCTTATCCAGCtgtcttctactcttctttcacttctcatgaAATGACAAGCATACCCCTTACCTTTCACTTTTCAATTGATTCTTAAGTAACGGTTTGGTCAAATGATTTGACACTTAGCACATGGCGGACTATAATCATGATTAATTGCAAAactcaaaaatcaaaagtgtCCCCACTATTCCATTAAAAACTATACATCCACTCCGAGGAAAGTATGGGCATGTTAGTAAATTGAAACCCGCGTTCACATTTCTATGAAATTAAGGGCGGGGGAAAGGGAAACTCATCATGAAAGCAATTATTCTTAAGGGCTATTCTGGTCACTTAAGGTAGTTAGAAGTTTTGTCGTTTTCTAGCTTGgagagggtatttttgtcatttgaaAAGCTACTTAGCACCACCAGTCAAGCGGTCAAAGTACTGTAACTCTCTCGAAACCTAACCGCTAGTGGTGTCTTGCATCACGCCCAAGCTCGGAGCGCAGCACTAAAGAACATCAGGTACTAACGTGGCGAAGCATCATTGGCGGGATAAAGGTCGTCGGGATTCAGAgcagcaaaaacaaaaaggtgaGTAGTGAAAAACCAcatttccttccttccttccttctaaTCTTATttctttgctctctctctcacacacacacacacacacacacacacacacactcactctctctctctctctctgtgttttttgTCCTCTGGGTTTCTTAATGTCTTCTAGCTTTCTGATGTTTCTGTTACTGAAGAATTTCGATTACGGGGTTTTCAATGCATGATCCTGCGATTTCatgaaaaaaaagtttttattttattttttatcactgATTCGATTCATCTCCGATTTTTTCCTGTGAGAAATTCATCTATTGGGGAGTAGAAATGATGGAGGCAGTTGAGAGTTCCGTCAATGGAGTTTTTTCACAGTTGCATAGCTATGGAGATAGTAGCGAAGAGGAGCTGTCTGTATTACCTCGTCACACTAAAGTTGTTGTCACTGGAAACAATCGGACGAAATCCGTGCTAGTTGGTCTCCAAGGTGTGGTGAAGAAAGCTGTTGGGCTTGGCggatggcattggctggtaaTTTCTGTGATGAATTGTGTTTCTTGGGGTAATGGGTGTTCTGTTTTGGATTGGGTTATTGTAGTTAGAGGGCGaattttttggggtttctcgTTTCAGAGTTTTTATTTGATCTGTTTTCAGCAATGTGGATTATTTCATTTGTCTGGGTTTGCCTCTGCTCTTTGGTTATTCGTATTactaattataattttttaggtCAAATTGATGCTTTCTTCTCTTGTATTTTATGGTTGCATTTCTTTTTGTGTGCTTTTCATaaattattttgatttcttttgaatttcttatcggaagaatttaatttctttCTAAGCTTTCTCTATTGAGATTAAATCTGGATGACTTCTTCTGTTATGGGCTTAGGTTGCATGTTTGTTCAAGTGTGTGTGGATCTGTTAGGTTTTTCATAATGAGGAAAATTTTGTTAGGAATTTGTCTCAAGACTTGCTAACTTTTCGATTTTATATTAACTTTTTTCCATTTGGAGTTTGAATAATAGGTTTTATGAGATGAATTACATCTGACAATGATTATGCTATTGTTTGGGGTAAAATCCTTGTTATTGTCTGTTGTTGCAAGGACTTGTGAGGTTCCTGTGGGTACTTTTAGGTTTTTCCCTGTGATTGCTGAATGGGTTGTTTCTGCATTATCCATTTTGAGATTGAAATCGATTCCATGGATTGATGGTGGGTTGTATTTTGGTTCTCTCTCATTATGCAGATTGTGGAAGTTACACTGATCCAGTCGGTTTGATATTAGTTTTGCTGTTAATTTtgctttattttctgttttttggcaAAGTTTGTtaccccttctttttcttcttcaatttttttttttttttcttttgaagatGATTGCTGCGGAGAGTTAGAATTTATTAGGCTGTATTCATTTAAGTTCTCTGCGTGCTCGTTCCTTAGGCTTGATTTGCCTTTATCAATGGTTTGAGGTGCATGACTCAAAATTGTTTCACTTTTCTCGACTTTTGGGTAGGGTTGCCCAGTTTTCTACAGATGATATCTTTGAGATATTTCTGTTTCCGCAACATTGATttaatgttttcttattttccttatttcataCCAATTGTATCTGAGTCGGTTTTTTGGCAGTTTTACTTACCTGTTGAATGACATTTTCATCTGCAGCTCattccttattattttttttgggggttatCCACTTTCATTGCTAAGAGTTCGTTCTACTGTCCATTTTGGAGGTGTGATGTTTAGATCAGTACTTTTGTATGAAGTATGCATGAAAAATTTAAGCATTTGGTTCTTCTGTCTCTAGCTAATTTAATTTATGTGTGTTGATTGCATGAGCATTGATGTGGCGTCAACCTTTCTGTATGAGTTTTACCAATTTGTGATATCTAAATGAACATTTTGTGTGTTTGGCATGACATGCTGACCTTGTTGAGTTATATAAGGTCTCTATTATTCAATCCTTTACCTTTAAAAAgtgaattattattttcttttattttttctcccatCCCTGGGATATTTATTTGCCTCAATTGGTTGATGTTTTTATCTACTCTCACTATTTGTTGTGCCCTCCTGTATGCCTTGTGGAGTGGTCAatatttgtttttctgtttattAAGAATGGGTTTCAACTGTTGTGGCTCTCGTACTATTAATATTGTTCTGTCCACTATACTTCTCTCctgttttaatttttcaattgCTTCAATGTTTCCACAGAATTTGGTGATTTCTAGGAACCATTCATCTTGTTTGCTTATGAATTGGGTGTTTTCGGGTGGTTCTTGATCTTGCCACAATTTCCTAACTGCAGGTTCTCACAAATGGTATAGAAGTGAAGTTACAGAGGAATGCCCTTAGTGTTATTGAAGCTCCAACCGgtcatgaggatgatgatgaccTCGAGTGTGAAAACCTGCAGTGGAATTGTTCAGATATGAGTGAGTTTAATTAACATCGTAAAACTGACATGCTCTATTTTGGTTTCCGTTAGTCAAGACATGCATCAGTGCCGATTGTATGATGGATGAGCTTGTTTCATAAACAAATACCTCTATTGTGTTCTAAAAAATATGAGCTTTTTTCTGGGGTTGATATATTGCTACTGGAAAGGCAAATGATTTCACATCCAAGGATGGCCTTCTGGCATGCTAATATTCTAGTTCTAGTAGTATCTATCATACATCTAGGATGTTATGAAAATGCAGTCTAGATTATTTTGTTGCTTTTTGTCATACATAGGAAACGGTTCAttacgccccccccccccaacccaaaataaaaaaaaagaagaagaaattgagagTGTGCACTGGGTGACTCCAGCAAAAGTGTGAGAGGTGAGGTGCCGGTGCCATCACTTTCTTGTTCATCTGTAACACATTTGTAACTGGGATGTTTGTTTTGTAATAACTGTCTTTCATATAACTCTCTTTAGAGCAAAGAAATCATTCTTTTTACATAGGATTCAATTTGTCTCTCCTTtgctttgttcctttttttctaTTCACTAAAGTTAGTTTCCTTGTCTCTATTATCTTTATTAATTACTGTATGCCCTTCTGTTTGCTCCCTTTTTTCAGCATCTGATGACACCCAGAAATCTCACAGACAAAGGCATCGGTCGCAGAGGTCTGTTGGGTCATCTCATAAGACCATGAGCCGGTCTTTTTCCTGTGATTCACAATCTAAAGGATCTGTTTCACCAGTTCGGGTTGCCACAGTATGTGACTAGATACTACATTTAGCTTCTTCTTTTACCCTACATGAGGCGTAGGGTTTATAGAATTGGTTCAGTACATAAATTTTTTCGCCACTGCTAGTTGCTCTTCTAAACCTTTTATAACCTTTGCCACAGAAGGTTGACCTCAGTAAGCTAGAAATGGCGGCATTGTGGAGATATTGGAAGCACTTCAACCTTGTGAGTTAAATTTTGCTTTTCGAAGTTAGCAGATGCTTGCCATCcttttaaaaacaaaaggatATTAATTACTCAGTAGTTGCAGCATGTTTCTTCTAAATTAAGTCAATTCTGTTTTCAAGGTGGATGCCATTCCCAACCCATCAAAGGAGCAGCTGATTGATGTTGTTCAGAGGCATTTTATGTCACAGGTACCCATTCAAAACCGAAATTCTAAGTTTTCCCTCCTATAAAGGATGTAGGAAAATGCTAAGGCAATCAATATAGGTAACTAGAATACTGTGTTACCAATGGACCAGGTCTTAGTCTTATTAATATGGCTTTGGATGCACACGCATTTGATTCACAATTCAATTAAGTTCCTGGCAACTAAAGATTTGCTTGTAATTGGATTGGTTGAATATGTGCCAAACAAATCTGTAAGTAATTATTGAGGCTTCTCAGAGAAGTGCTGTTCTTAATTCATTCAAGTATAAAAAACTTCACCCATCAAGTGATGGAAAATAATAAGATGAATAATCCAATGTAGTACACCATTTGATGTAGGTAGTGCTGAATTTTCTTCAATAAACATAGAATTATGTTCAGGAGAACTTCTAACATTTGAAACCCAATTGCTTCTGTTTGTTTTTGGAAGCAATTGGACGAGTTGCAGGTAATTGTGGGGTTCGTGCAGGCTGCAAAGAGATTGAAGACAGTCTGCAACTGACCTTGATAGAGAGGAAAactttgtattttgttttcggCACTAACAAATTCTAGTATCATATGTCCACTTCCCTCATTTCTGTACTAGTAATGAATGGTCCTGTAACATATATGTATCCTTTGGGTTGTTTCTCCATGTTCCTTTTTCTTATTAGTGATTTGGGACGCTGGGTTGGAGTTTAGTAGTGTTAGTTATGTAGATATATGTAATAGTGAACTTGAGGAAGTTTGTATTGCTAAATACTCTTGCTGAATTCAGTTCTGACTGTTTTGAGGGAAGTGAGACTTTTTTCCAATGTATATGCATTCTAGTTCTAGTTAACATAACAGCCTTGTTCATTAATCATTTTGTAGCAGCTGAAGCTTCTGAACTAATCCATGAATATTGTGAAAGTATTCTAGGTCCTCATTCTCTTGCCTAGGTATCCAGTGAGAGAGCCTAGACTGGTTATAAGTTTTTGCTCGTTCAAAGTTGAAAATGGTATTCAGGTGCCTAAAAAAAATCtgtgaaaaagagaaaagttgaAGAATATATGCGGAACAGTGCACATGACTTGGTCtggtgagtgagagagagagagagagatatcaaAGATGCGAAATCTGTCTCAGCGGAAAATGTCGCTATCTTTGGCCTTGGGACCTCCCTGTGCCCCGGCAAGGAAAGAGACgatatttgaatttttatttttttgataagataGAGACGATATTTGATCATTTATTGCGTTTTTCTCATGTTGGATGTGGTAGGCTGTTGGCACATTGATGCCCAACTAGCCATTAATTTGCTCCTTCAAGGATCATCACAAAACTTGTGTAacagagcttttttttttttttttttttaaatcttgttTTCGTCAAGTAGGGGTAGGTGAACTAAAAGTTGTTGAAATttgtttttcccctttgttGTCATTTGgtataggggtagttttgtcatttTATATGTAAATTGTATTTTTAAATGttgtaattttttgaaattattttttacCTTTGCATTAAATTTAAATGATAAGATTGTTCCATTATGACCAAATTGATCATAGGTTTGAGTTTGAAAACACTATGAAAATCGACGAAGGTTGATTTTGTTTATTTCATGTTTTTAGTGCACAGTTTTGGAATGATATCGGCAAGAATCAGTTGGCATCAGATTAATTTGCCCTTGATCTTCctttaaaatatgttttttgaTCGATTTATCTCCCATGTCTGTACTGTGCCACGATATCAGCATGTTGGGATCGGCAAGGTGCAAAACTGGTACGGATCGCTGATATCGCCGGAAACCAATACTTGGAACGAATCATGGCTTAGTCAGCAATGGTTGATAGTGATTAAGATCGTTCAAATCTATATAGCTCTACTGATTGGTCTCTAAATTCTGCAAAATCTGCAACTGAGGCCATGCATGGCTCTGGgtttttgggatttgatttgaaGTTTTACCTTCCAAAAACAGACAAAAGATTTGCAATAGTCGCTCTCATTACCAAATCTTTGATACGTATCTTGCGTGCACAGCTCATTGGATTTGGAAGGACACCACTGAGTGAGATTGAGAGAGACCCCACCCATTAAGTACTCAAACCTTTCCTTCCTAGCCAACCTCTTGTGGGGTTTAGTTTATTAACACAACGGATCTGAATTCATTATTTTTGCCCATCTCTCTGTTATAAGGATTGGAGTGTAAGACTGAGCGAAATTACTCCTTGGTGAGGGAGGGTCAGGCAAGCAAttaagagaggaaaaaaagaagaaaaagaggtggTGGACCTATGCAATTGAACATGTATAGGCCTATCTACTTTCTTATTACCATGAGTGAACACACATTAAATGAAACCACCAACAGTTAAAATACTTTATGATCATTGATTGAGAATAATTTAGTTTGGCATGGTTTT
This window harbors:
- the LOC122662659 gene encoding uncharacterized protein LOC122662659 isoform X1 is translated as MMEAVESSVNGVFSQLHSYGDSSEEELSVLPRHTKVVVTGNNRTKSVLVGLQGVVKKAVGLGGWHWLVLTNGIEVKLQRNALSVIEAPTGHEDDDDLECENLQWNCSDMTSDDTQKSHRQRHRSQRSVGSSHKTMSRSFSCDSQSKGSVSPVRVATKVDLSKLEMAALWRYWKHFNLVDAIPNPSKEQLIDVVQRHFMSQQLDELQVIVGFVQAAKRLKTVCN
- the LOC122662659 gene encoding uncharacterized protein LOC122662659 isoform X2, yielding MMEAVESSVNGVFSQLHSYGDSSEEELSVLPRHTKVVVTGNNRTKSVLVGLQGVVKKAVGLGGWHWLVLTNGIEVKLQRNALSVIEAPTGHEDDDDLECENLQWNCSDMTSDDTQKSHRQRHRSQRSVGSSHKTMSRSFSCDSQSKGSVSPVRVATVDLSKLEMAALWRYWKHFNLVDAIPNPSKEQLIDVVQRHFMSQQLDELQVIVGFVQAAKRLKTVCN